The stretch of DNA AGGTAAATACTTGTAGGAATCCTTGTATTGTGATCTTTGCCCTAGTTTTTTTTTCTGGTTGATAAATAGTCTTAGAAATTCAGGACTAATAAAACAATCTGATGCAGTTCATGATGCCTACATTTCTCTTTGATGCTTGCTTCTTCTAAAGTTGAACTGACCAATCAATTATCTGCAGGCATGGATCTAAACTGGCAGATAATACAAAGAGAGAGATACAATATGATGAAAAAAGTATTCGACCAAGGACATCCTCAGGGAGAGAACGGACACCTGCTTCTAGACTGCGTGACAGGGATACAGACAATTGGTCTTCGGAAAGGCTCAAACAAAAGGATGATCTCCAGTCACGTGACATACCATTGGAAATTTCTACATCGTCACAATATGATCGAACACCAAGGAAAGATACACATCCTTCACCAAAACAGCTATCTGATAAATCCCCGTCTTCAAACGACCAAAGGTTTTCAGGTAGGCTTAGCAGTGGCCGTAGTCTTGATAACAAAGGGGAAAGGAGCAACCTGACTAAATATAGAGATCGGGATGGTGATTTATCCTTAGAGCGGTCACTTCATCAAGATCGAACACCATCTAAAATTCCATACAGAGAATCAACACCCTCTGCATCATCCATAAGCAGAGGTGGGCATTTTTCAGGCACTTCTCCAAATCGTCCACTGCTGCCACCTGCGAGGCACAGAGATGATTCTTCCTTCTTGGGTTCACATGATGATGACCGTAGACCGCAAAGTGGAGATAGGAGGTTCCATGGCCATCAGAAGAGGAATGATATGAATTCTGGACGCGGCCATGGGCATGCCTGGAATAATGCACCGAGCTGGCCATCTCAAGTTGCAAATGGTTTTGTCCCCATGCAGCATGGTGCTCCTGGATTTCACCCACCTGTACATCAGTTTCACCCCCCACCTATGTTTAACCTTAGGCCCCAAATGAAGTTGAGCCAAACTGGAGTTTCATATCCTATGCATGACTCGGTTGACAGGTTTTCGCCCCACATTCGCCCATTTGGGTGGCCTAATCCGCTTGATGAATCATGCCCCCCTCACCTACAAGTTTGGAATGGGGGCACTGGTGTATTTGGTGGTGAACCTTATATGTATGGCAGGCAAGAATGGGATCAGAACAAGCTGCATGTCGGCAGCAGAGGGTGGGAGGCAACTGGTGATGCATTGAAGGGACAAAATGAATTGCCTGACACTGAATTTCCTGTTGCTAAAAAGGAGCTTGACTCTTTAGCAACCCCTGTTTCAGAGTCTTCAGGTGGACAATGCAATCTTAATCCTTATGAGCAGAAAGAAGCAAACCATTTGATTTCAGAAAAACGTGAAGCAAAGGGTGATGTCATAAGTGCTGTAAAAAGTTCTGATGCTCCCAGGGGAACAACACTCATGGCCTCCATGTTGTCAAGCAACGGTACTGCAGTATTTTCTAGAAACTATTTATCGAGAGTTAGTGTGTCGCATGATCTTGTTGAGTCGGAGTTGTACAAAAGGTGCACATCTCTGCTGGGAGGCTTGGGCATAGCAAATGGTGGCCCTGATGTTTGGAATGGCTCTATTCAGGTATTACAGTGCCTATTTTAATGTATCTGTTTCCTCTAATATGGTTTTCCTATTTTCTCACTATGGCTTTTGCTTTTTTTTTTCTCAGAAGAATGGAAATGCTGGAAAGATAAGTAGAGAACAGGGAAGCCCCAATCTGTTGGGTTTATTTTATCTGAAGAACAACGATGCAACTTTTCAGGCAAGTTAATCCAATCTACTCTTGAAGATTATTCAATTCTGATTTTGAATCCAGTAATTCATTTTTATGTTACTTGTATATACCAGTCTTTACCTATCAATTTTTTGACATGGGTGTTAACATTTTTTTTAACCATAACAGAGAGCTATGGCCCTTCACAAGAATCAGACAGAGAGAGCTGTGGCTCCTACCCAAGCGCAAACTGATGAGAAAATGGACTTAACACAAGAGAATAATGAGGACACAGAAATGCTTGACCGTACGCCACTGAAGGAATTGACGGTGAGTAACCCTGTCTTGCACCACCCTACTGGCATTATTGAAGGGCCACCTGCAACTACAGAATCTGGTGACGTGGATTCACCTCCAGCAATCACAGAATCCGGTGATGTGAATGCACCTCGAGCAATCACAGAATCTGGCGATGTGGATGCACCTCCAGTAATCACAGAATCTGGTGACACGGAGATGGTGGCACCTCCTGTAACCGCAGGTTCTGATGAAGATATGGAGGTGGCCGCCTCTCCATCAATCATAGAACCTGATAAAAACATGGAGGATGTGTCACCGCCTGCAGTTGCCGTACCCGCGGATGG from Triticum urartu cultivar G1812 chromosome 3, Tu2.1, whole genome shotgun sequence encodes:
- the LOC125544256 gene encoding uncharacterized protein LOC125544256, which encodes MPRSSRHRSSHRSHRRGGSAERSESEGEDAGAPGPREEAPAVARVPRDPEPERRRSSSAKELVSSGNGYSEHGKKRKDRVEETVVDVVSDRWNSGVCEDHLVEKRSKSEVFGPVDVEKLPEKPKASGDEPKRSSRRTTGSDERVEEVVSKSDSGKRRSEKEKEKDPGRRESSGQHKDDRDRDRERDREKEREREKEWERLKERERERGRDREREKEKEREREKEKERERERERDKERDRERERERDRERERERQKDRERDKKDYDSKHEKYEDGSARKNGSKTSRGEDEGYSYKRYIEINDTPAKERHSNPDRDRETDKHSRRKDDSEDKDKWPIDNRDSDDRKTLSRYDHGKVRSSKEQRFDDEKYKQKYKDDYERDKRQQDDKCLDERMIRDQGSDRVDYKSTKDGQRISEGHYRKDIVQDGDRYDEYGSRYKENRGRKRLTEENDDHYDLKTPSAREQRGNLEKSSGSGRLDSLIERARSEHRHQENLDSSPSKVHARTSPGSNPHHEKDQSWHGSKLADNTKREIQYDEKSIRPRTSSGRERTPASRLRDRDTDNWSSERLKQKDDLQSRDIPLEISTSSQYDRTPRKDTHPSPKQLSDKSPSSNDQRFSGRLSSGRSLDNKGERSNLTKYRDRDGDLSLERSLHQDRTPSKIPYRESTPSASSISRGGHFSGTSPNRPLLPPARHRDDSSFLGSHDDDRRPQSGDRRFHGHQKRNDMNSGRGHGHAWNNAPSWPSQVANGFVPMQHGAPGFHPPVHQFHPPPMFNLRPQMKLSQTGVSYPMHDSVDRFSPHIRPFGWPNPLDESCPPHLQVWNGGTGVFGGEPYMYGRQEWDQNKLHVGSRGWEATGDALKGQNELPDTEFPVAKKELDSLATPVSESSGGQCNLNPYEQKEANHLISEKREAKGDVISAVKSSDAPRGTTLMASMLSSNGTAVFSRNYLSRVSVSHDLVESELYKRCTSLLGGLGIANGGPDVWNGSIQKNGNAGKISREQGSPNLLGLFYLKNNDATFQRAMALHKNQTERAVAPTQAQTDEKMDLTQENNEDTEMLDRTPLKELTVSNPVLHHPTGIIEGPPATTESGDVDSPPAITESGDVNAPRAITESGDVDAPPVITESGDTEMVAPPVTAGSDEDMEVAASPSIIEPDKNMEDVSPPAVAVPADGPADGATGIIIEHIDGSQEVPSANEEPGDTLEVVPPAFTEQSGQVKDDPPSVATPNSGEAVSMHAAVEKDMDEVTDDSPGDGEVNASNFVSELDVVASGAQDCEGVLVEGSLNLSRIPNSPESTH